The Octopus sinensis unplaced genomic scaffold, ASM634580v1 Contig16553, whole genome shotgun sequence genome has a segment encoding these proteins:
- the LOC115230855 gene encoding growth hormone secretagogue receptor type 1-like — translation MEMNFTTVAPQTVSFHNGSYNETPLDFMETRIARFINLYYPPFLVLFGTVCNILVVIVMTSRYFSSVSTAIYMLAGALGDVLCFLIALPAHWVYVNFPHAVERTDDAHYMCKFFNFFGWGSSDFGIILTAAMAADRAIAILFPFKANRLCTPRRAKSVVIGLLVGVSIKESHFLFVSDIVPEFRNDRLCTVTEPNEIYRWFWRDIWPWVHTVFLLISFIIIIMSNIVIIFYYRKSKRLPVNREIRGVCENSRTRQISTMLLVESFAIILLTFPFCMHTAFTSHRQYNLESPREKAENLLLFSVVFYLLYTNKCATFCLYCITGSRFRYALCDIFCHGRFTRRTDKIQRGKCLSHSHFSMNHMAVHLHNPP, via the coding sequence ATGGAAATGAATTTCACAACAGTAGCGCCACAGACCGTGTCTTTCCACAATGGCAGCTACAATGAAACCCCGTTAGATTTCATGGAGACACGCATCGCTAGATTCATCAACCTCTACTACCCGCCTTTCCTTGTCCTCTTTGGTACAGTTTGTAACATTCTTGTCGTAATTGTGATGACAAGTCGTTATTTCTCTTCCGTTTCCACCGCCATATACATGTTAGCCGGAGCTCTGGGAGACGttctttgtttcctcatagcttTGCCTGCTCACTGGGTTTATGTCAACTTCCCACATGCCGTCGAACGTACAGACGACGCACATTACATGTGTaagtttttcaatttctttggctGGGGAAGCAGTGACTTCGGGATTATTCTCACAGCAGCCATGGCGGCAGATAGAGCAATCGCCATTTTGTTTCCGTTCAAAGCTAATAGACTGTGTACGCCACGACGCGCAAAGTCTGTAGTTATTGGATTACTTGTCGGCGTCAGTATCAAGGAGTCACACTTTCTGTTTGTGTCAGACATCGTGCCCGAATTCCGCAACGACCGCTTGTGCACGGTCACGGAACCAAACGAGATTTACAGGTGGTTTTGGCGAGATATTTGGCCGTGGGTTCACACTGTCTTCCTTCttatctccttcatcatcatcatcatgagcaacATCGTCATTATATTTTACTACCGGAAATCAAAACGACTTCCGGTCAATCGTGAGATCCGAGGAGTATGCGAGAACTCTCGTACGCGTCAAATCAGTACCATGctactggtagaatcgtttgccATAATCCTGCTCACGTTTCCATTTTGTATGCACACAGCGTTCACATCCCACAGACAATACAACTTGGAAAGTCCGAGGGAGAAAGCCGAAAACCTGTTGCTCTTCTCCGTTGTCTTCTATCTTCTCTACACCAACAAATGTGCCACCTTCTGTCTCTATTGCATCACGGGTTCGAGATTCAGGTATGCCCTCTGTGACATCTTTTGCCACGGACGGTTCACCCGGCGTACAGACAAGATACAGAGGGGGAAATGCTTATCACACTCGCATTTCTCCATGAACCACATGGCCGTACACCTACACAACCCACCCTAA